In one Natrarchaeobius halalkaliphilus genomic region, the following are encoded:
- a CDS encoding polyprenyl synthetase family protein, translating to MRETLAEWRPAVDEALADLVPREIDAEYLETFFGEPTYEYDPDGIQRALSDPLWDLLDRGGKRWRAVLFLVLVEGFGADPMEYLPYACIPEILHNGTIIVDDVEDEAAKRRGEPALHHLYGQDVALNAGNAMYFLPLKILTENPADLPDDRRLAAYEMLMYELNRTHLGQGMDICWHNEREVRITPAEYLEMCACKTGCLGRIVARLAAIITDQPDDVEETVANYAELTAVAFQIGDDILDVENSLGRAGEFGKEFGNDVREGKKTLLVIHAIEESAPENALRLEEILEADANTDEEVLEALTIIENAGSIEYARNRALELAAQARTEATELEFDEETTRKLTEFTRFVIDRDV from the coding sequence ATGCGGGAGACGCTTGCCGAGTGGCGGCCGGCCGTAGATGAGGCGCTTGCAGACCTCGTTCCACGGGAGATCGACGCCGAATACCTCGAGACATTTTTCGGTGAGCCGACCTACGAGTACGATCCGGACGGGATTCAGCGGGCGCTTTCGGATCCGCTCTGGGATCTGCTCGATCGGGGCGGAAAACGCTGGCGAGCGGTCCTCTTTCTCGTTCTCGTCGAGGGGTTCGGAGCGGACCCGATGGAGTACCTCCCGTACGCGTGCATCCCGGAGATCCTTCACAACGGAACGATCATCGTCGATGACGTCGAAGACGAAGCCGCAAAGCGGCGGGGAGAACCGGCGTTACACCACCTCTACGGACAGGACGTCGCACTGAACGCGGGCAACGCGATGTACTTCCTTCCGCTGAAGATCCTGACCGAAAATCCGGCGGACCTCCCAGACGACCGGCGACTGGCGGCCTACGAGATGTTGATGTACGAACTCAACCGGACTCATCTCGGCCAGGGGATGGACATCTGCTGGCACAACGAGCGCGAAGTCAGGATCACCCCGGCGGAGTACCTCGAGATGTGTGCGTGCAAGACCGGCTGTCTCGGGAGAATCGTCGCTCGTCTCGCCGCGATCATCACCGACCAGCCGGACGACGTCGAGGAAACGGTCGCGAACTACGCGGAGCTGACGGCCGTCGCCTTTCAGATCGGTGACGATATCCTGGACGTGGAGAACTCGCTCGGACGGGCCGGCGAGTTCGGAAAGGAGTTCGGCAACGACGTTCGGGAAGGGAAAAAGACGCTGCTCGTGATTCACGCGATCGAAGAGAGCGCACCCGAGAACGCCCTGCGTCTGGAAGAGATCCTCGAGGCCGACGCGAACACCGACGAGGAAGTACTCGAGGCGTTGACGATCATCGAAAACGCGGGGAGCATCGAGTACGCTCGAAACAGAGCGCTCGAACTCGCAGCACAGGCGCGCACCGAGGCGACCGAACTCGAGTTCGACGAGGAGACGACGCGAAAGCTGACGGAGTTTACCCGATTCGTCATC